The Labeo rohita strain BAU-BD-2019 unplaced genomic scaffold, IGBB_LRoh.1.0 scaffold_2523, whole genome shotgun sequence sequence TTTACGATCTCTCATGTTTGAATCATGAGCTGAGACATCAGCAACATTCTGGTGtacaaacaaatgtttgtttctttcctATTTCCTTCATTCTGATGAAGGCATGAACAATGATCTGTAAAATGTCTTTCATCTCTGTTGGATTCTCCATGGCGATGTTGACAATTGTTACATCACTCAGTCCAACAACAAGAGTTGCCAACTCATTGTCATGTTCATAGCTGTTGTCCAGTTGTGCGAGCTCAGGTGATTTCAGTCCTTCAGTGTCAATTATCACTATATAATCACAATTGAGTTCTGCTTCTGTTACTTTAATGAACTGCATAAAGGCTCCTCTGGTGCATCTTCCACTGCTCACTGCAAACTGAACTCCAAACATGGTGTTCAGCAGTGTTGACTTTCCTGAACTCTGGACGCCCAAAACGGTGACAACCATAAACTTGTTTTTGGGCTCCACCAATGTGTTTAATTCAGAAAACACACTAGTAATCCATTTTATAGGGATATTTGAAGAATCTCCATCCATAAGTTCAAGTGAAAATCCATCCAGCAGTAGTTCAGCACAGAGTCTAGGTAAATGTCCCAGCTGTTTTCGGGAAAGTGCATCTTCTGGAAGTGAGATTGCAGCCTCGTAAAGCTGGCTCATCTCTCGAATTAAGTGCTCCACTGCCAAAGAACTGTTTGAAATCTTTTTATCAAGCTCAGCAATTTCAGTCTTGTTCCCACAAATATCTTGACATTTCtgtttgtactgttctctgagttTGGGCAGAACCTTATGTGAGCGATTCTCCAAATTGATTCTCAACCATTTTAAGAAGTAGGCCCTTTCTGTCATTGATATTGCACTGATAAAGCAGCTCATGGTAGCAGACATGTCTGTTCTGTTTTGCTCTTCTCTGAGCTTCTTTTTCTGTATCTGAAGTTCATTTTTGTAGTCCTCAACACTCTTATCCCCAACTTTCTTCAATCTGCATTCCTTCTTCTC is a genomic window containing:
- the LOC127159810 gene encoding LOW QUALITY PROTEIN: up-regulator of cell proliferation-like (The sequence of the model RefSeq protein was modified relative to this genomic sequence to represent the inferred CDS: inserted 2 bases in 1 codon); this translates as MSWYLPCGNKNIDVFPEPVAIANLRGDIQDFETQHTFLCEASTAVFVFFETQLLDSQLISVPSQKSTPQLFFVGDSKNMSIEATVSKLNLNKSNLIFKAKQNDAGFDDKIQSKMLDVIKHNNHKMSVVNLAEIARNLGILVDEDAEECQHAKACADEITSKISNILHFKQKELPLQGEILIKLAKLEKKECRLKKVGDKSVEDYKNELQIQKKKLREEQNRTDMSATMSCFISAISMTERAYFLKWLRINLENRSHKVLPKLREQYKQKCQDICGNKTEIAELDKKISNSSLAVEHLIREMSQLYEAAISLPEDALSRKQLGHLPRLCAELLLDGFSLELMDGDSSNIPIKWITSVFSELNTLVEPKNKFMVVTVLGVQSSGKSTLLNTMFGVQFAVSSGRCTRGAFMQFIKVTEAELNCDYIVIIDTEGLKSPELAQLDNSYEHDNELATLVVGLSDVTIVNIAMENPTEMKDILQIIVHAFIRMKEIGKKQTFXFVHQNVADVSAHDSNMRDRKFLLEQLNEMTEAAAKMENKTKIKTFTDVMNYDTETGDHYIPGLWHG